The Sesamum indicum cultivar Zhongzhi No. 13 linkage group LG9, S_indicum_v1.0, whole genome shotgun sequence genome segment GCGACGCACCTACCCGTTGTACAGGGTTGATTCCATGTTCATTCGGGTACCTTTGAGCACtacaatttttaatgataagGTCATTTGATTAGTCTAAGTCTTGTGAATGAGCCGAGTGAGGAAATCTTCTGTGACAGTTCTAACATGATAAGAGGTCCAGGCTAAATGCTATTATGCACATCATCTTCTGGGTCCTCGATTATCATACATGatatgaagaaatatattCTGTTTTTGCATCATCTTCTGCATCTTGATAATTATGcttaatttgaagaaatacaTCTTCTGTTCGGATCTGAACAATAGCGAGAGAAccttcaaaaatatttattgagttCTGCAGGAACAATTGATTTTCAACTATTTGAGTATGTATTACATATGCCATGGGGTCCATACTCGTAATTATCAAACAACTTTTCGatcttttcataaaattcCGCTTATTGTCTTAGGACTGTCAGGCTTTTAGTCTGATCTTTATGTCCACTATTTTGGCTCATTTAAATTTGTGAATGCTCAATTTGTGCAAATTAATCGCATAAAGTGCAATCCAGTTGTCATACAGTTCTCACATATAATGCCCCTGAGTTGTTATGTGGTTGagcaaaacacacacacaagaaaaTGGGGCCAAAGGAAACAATGGAAGGGGGATGATGCAAGATGATCCAGACATTTTGCATCATAATCTACTATCAGCaataattgttgaatttttttagattatagATGTTCTGGCTTAGTTTTTTCAAACCAATTGATAAACTCATTTGAATGTCACTTTTGTTTACCAAGACAAAACCTCACTGTCGCATTTCTTGGTTGAATAATCTGGCTTCTTTGTTTGGAAACTATTCATGATATATTTTGGCTGTGATCTGTAGGGCCTAGAAGATTTTTGTTTCGTCAAACACTGGGTCGCCTTCAGAGTGAGGAGGTATACCAATATCACAACCATATGTTTCCATCGTATGACTGGAGACTATGGAGGAATTGGAACTAACATCCCCCTTTTTCATAAGTTTGATGCGTTCAGTGTCGTCTGTGTCTGTAGGAAGTATATTTATGCTAAGTAATGTGCTGAGCACTTTTCATCTCGGCTGTATGTAGGCACAATTTGTTAGAGCTGAAAAGAATGTCAAGGAGTTGAACCTATCTGTTGACTTAATGAAGAAAGAGAGCAAAAAACTGCTTGAAAGATCGGCTCTTGCTGAAAAAGACATGAAACGTGGCCATTCTGACCTCATGTAGAAGATTATTTGAAGCACTTTGATGAATACATTGATTATTCTTTTCTCATTCTATGGACCTGATTTTTCAAACTCATATGTAGGAATGCTGGAAAGCAGATCCAAAGCCTTGTAAGATCAGTTTATAAGACAGAAGCTGAAGCTGCTGGTATGTTCCTAACTTGGTCTTTCTAGATTTCTTCCCCTCCTCTTACTTAAATGTAAAGATTAAGTATAGTCAGAAAAAACCTTTCAAAAAGTGGTGTACAGTTAAGGTCAAgccatgaatttttaattagcACCACCTTTCAACTGGGATAAGCTTCCTATCACCTCCTTGAGCAGTGCCACTAAGGTGATCACTGATCTGAGTATTCACCTGATGTTCAGAAGACATATATTTTGGCAGACAGCTCTGAAGTGGGAAAAATACCCTAAAACTGATGTGGTTATACAtatgtacacacacacacacacagaaatGATCAAGTTATGATGGGTTTTCTCTGAACCTGTAGCTCAACATGAAGCAATTTGgctccaaaaaataaatccatgCCCTTCCCCAAACAAGATGGGTCATGTTGAGGACTCATTTTGTGTGGAATCATTACCATCCCTTGGACCATCTATGATTCTTGTACATTCTCTAATTCCTTAGGCCAAGCAGACATGATCTTGGAGATGGATAAGCATATCAAATTTGATGGCTAaacatttcatataatttaactAGCCTCAGGTATCATCCACTTGATAATTTGTTGCCAGCTTCCACCTGACCAGAGAACATCGGATTTTCAGAAGAGGAGAATCCATatctaaaagtaaaaatgacgcgcaaatttaatatgacaatGGTCTTGTTTTCGACATCCACAAGCCAAACAAGATGCAGAAGAGCCTAGTGTCATCAATACTAATGGATGAAGGCCAAAACTTTTTCCCTTTAGGTTGGGCTCAACCCACTTGTTCCAATCACGGTTGAGAGTCCTTAGATAAGATGGCAGCCTTCTGTCCAATAaagatttctttttcaattcatCCTTGGGCCTATGTAAACTAGAACAACCcaaaaactatttttctttatatttctcCTTTTGCTTTTCTGAAGATATGACAttgaaaatcatttttaaagtatgtaatagttttttggaataattacaacgcCATCCCCAGAGGTTTGCTCAAACTACACTTAAGAGTCTCTATGGTTTGAAGAATTACATTTATGACACTAACAGCAGCTAAAAAAACCAATGTTCTTGATAATATGACACTTTTACACTTCATTATAAATTACGCAAACCTCCTTTGAGATTTCTAGATTGGAGTTTCTTTATGATTCAACATTACAATATAATACAAAACATGGTGTCCTTTGCTTCTGTACCCAAAACTCCACTCAATACATTCTGCCttgtcatttttgtttatacatTTCTCTTATATGCTGTGCTCAGATTTGATGGATCTGCTGCGAGAAATACCTGGTAGGGAGGCTTTGAAGCTACGAGCAGATGTAAGTCCCTTAATCCTAAAATTGTAGTTGCATGTTTCTCAATCTATGGTTTGTACTGTTACAGTCACTGTAAAACTATTGACTGTTTTTGGTAACATCTGATATTTGCACCAGGTTGCTTCTATGGCATCACATTTGCGGCAACAAAGATCAGCACTGGACAAAAGAATTCTAAAGATTTCCGAATTAGGTATTCATGTGTAACACTTTTGACCCGATTTCTCTAATAACAAGAGATACTTTCAACTTTTGGTTACTGCTGCCAGAATCTTGAGATTCACTTTTGATCTTGCTCATTCAAATGGAGCATCAGATAAATAACACATACAAAGGCCAACATGTAAAACGCAAGTGCTCCTACTCATGGACTTGTCAATTTCACTTGTCTGTGCTCAGTGAAAGTCTGAGACATTATATTGAAGCTTGattctgcttttttttttttttttctaatctttCAATAAATCTTGATAGGTGCAGTTCCTGCAGACTTTGAAAGGATTgaaatttcatgtaatatgATCCCAGATTTTGATGGAAAAAACAAATCATGATAGTAATGAAGAAAAGGGCTAAACACTCATCCCTGAAGCAAAATTCGAACTTTTCACGTATCGTTTTATGCTCTGACTGCTTGCATAGCTTTTACTCTTGCACCTCATGTTTGTAGTTCagaatttttcttcaagtGCTTTGGGGTGAAAATTTGGGTTTCTCGGCTGATTAGTTTAGTTGAactacacaaaataaataaaacaaataaagcaAAAGTAATGACTTTAATACGTGGTGCATGCAAGGTTAAATATCTATCGACCTGAATAACccattatacttttatttaatttgagaaaaatgttattatcGATTTTCTTGTCTCAACTTGGATACCAGTTAAAATTATTCGCAAGCATTCATGTGTAGATAGTCGACTGTTTTGGTCATGTAAGAAAATGGGCTTTCTCATACAAATTGATAAGCTGAGAAGCGATAACTAAATAAACCACAGAAGAGCTCGCGTTCAACAAGTTAAACTTGTGCTGCCCTTCTGACAAAATTATCTCTTCATACTGCCAACTCAACAAATTCTCTTTGATATAATCTGCATCAGGGGTATCAAACTTGCGCCCACCTCATCGAAGCTTGAATTTTAGTCAAAgatactaaataaaattacgaaACCAAGGTACTTTAGCATCATGTAAGCATAAAAGTGCATATTCAATATAACTGAAAATGtgcatgtaatttttgaaatatataaatcttgaACTTNNNNNNNNNNAATACCAGTTCACTTTTTTGAGTATAAGCAAATACAAAGCCACCCTTGGAGCTTTAATGGGTCcgcataattcaaaattttaatctcTCATTTTCTCAGAACTGTGAATCCAACGATAACTAGCGCTCTAATTTTGAATCAAGCATGGACATTGTCGCCACTTGCCATGCATTAATATAGCAGACTAAAAATGTACATTAGCACATAAATATACCGTACGAAGGCTCAGCAGAAATGCATTCAATTCCCTGGAAAGCAGAAGAAAGCAAGCAAAAATGTCATGGAACGCAACTATCAATATGGCCTATCAAGTCTCCACAAGCCTCTCTCTGCAACTATTTCCTCATCTGCGTGAAGAGTTCAGAGGGTGGCCTTCCAACTCCTGATCCACCAGCAAAGGCAGAGAACCCACCACCACTACCCTGCTGATTGCTAAAAGCTCCAAATCCGCCACCTTTAAGTTTGTGCATAACATTATCAGCTAAACCACAGGAAGATGTATCCATCACACAACAAAATCACATAACCATGGAATAATTTTGTGAGACCAGCAGCCTCAAAGTAATAACTCTGTAAACAGAAATGTCTACTATTGATCTCTGCAACTGAAACGTCCAAATCACATGAGCCCCCAATTGCAAGAGCATTGCAACAACTAATTATTTTGCATGAATTCATATTTTCTCGAGTAGACTACACTTTCTCAAGATTAAAGATCAGATATAACTTCTGAATAACAAAACATGGTATAAACTATTAATCATATGGAGATTTACCTGAAACAGCACCGGATGTTGTTGAAGAGCCAAATCCACCTCCAGCACTAGCAGCGGCACCAAATCCACCTCCAGCACTAGCAGCGGCACCAAATCCACCTCCTGCACTAGCAGCGGCGGCAAATCCACCCCCAGCACTAGCAGCACCTGCAAATCCACCACCAGCAGTTGCTGCAGCAGCGAATCCACCCCCAACTGTTGCTGCAGCAGCAAAACCACCAGCGCCTGATGCCAGACTACCAAATCCACCACCGGAAGAAGCAGAAGCAAAACCAACTCCAAAACCACCAGCAGGAGTGCCCACAAAACCACTGCCAAAGCCACTTGCAGATGCAACACCGCTTCCTGGCAGACCAGCCCCAAGTTGCCTAGACTGTCCAAAGGTACCGAGTACTGAGCCTAGTGCTTGTTGGCCTACTCCTACATGTGCTGGCTGGCCAAATCCAGCCCCTGCTGAAACTTGACCAGGTATTCCAGAACCCCCAGAAAAGTTAGCGACATTTGGTGGCTGCAAAGGTTCTGGAGGCTGGGGTGATTGAAAGTTAAAAGACGCAGGTCGAAACAGCTCACCGCCAGAAGCAGGAGCCATATATTGAGAGGGAGCGGAAGTTGTACTTTTGTTGAGGACTGCTACACCAAATGGTTTTGACTTTGGAGCTGTTGAATCTGAGGTTGAACCAATCCCAAACCCAACAAAGTTCCCTAATGCAAATCCAGCTGTCTGATCTGTCTCAGGGGCTTCCTCCTCCATTTCCTCATGAGATGATTCTGAAACGACATTTTTTGCACTGTCACCAATCCCTTCACTTGATAGTGCAACTGGTGAAAGAGCTTCAGTCGCAGAAGGCAATTCTAACTTAATAGCTGATGTAACGGATGAACTCTTTGATGAGTcaccaaaatcaattttactCCCAGATTTCGAATTAATAGACAATTCAGATGGTGCAGTTGAGGGCAAAGGTCCAAATTTCAAATCAGATGCAGTAATTGCCAACCCAGGCTGTGATGCTGAAGCCTGAATCTTGACATCCTCTTCAACTTTTGATGGAACGTGAGCAACTGAAGTCCGTGTCTGCAAGACGCCCTCTGTCTCTGAGCCATATTTCGCAATAGATGGAACAGACAATGATGTGAGAGACTCGGGATTTTTAATGCTTGAAGATGGGGATATAGATGAAAGATTATTCTCATGAGTAGACAATGACAACATAGAAGGAAAATTTACGGTTGAAGGAACTGATGTCTGAGGCTGTGGTACCTCCTTTGCAGCTACACTGGCCCCAGAACTGGAAGGAGTCACCGGGGACAGGGTTAATGAACTTGGTTTTGATACAAAAGCTGAAAGTGATGGTAAACTGTTACTTGAAACTGATTGCAACTGGGTAGAGACAGACAGGCCATCATAAGGCTGGCTTGTCTTTTCCGAATTTTTAGTGAATAAACCTTTCACTGATACATTTGAGCCAGAACTGAAAGAAGATGCAGGAGTTATCGGAATTTTGGAGTCAAATAATGTTGTATCAGATGCCATACTAGTACTCTTCGGATTCAAGGTGTTTGACTTGGTAAATCCAATTTTAAAGTGATCTAAGCTCTCAGTTGAACTAGAGGGTGGTGTCAGTGAGTGCTCAGGCATCTGCCCAGACATGGATGGTAATGGATGAAAGCTTGTATCGAACCGTTGAACAAGTTTCGACTCATTTGGAGCAAAAGAATCATTCTTTCCGGTAAAAGGTAGGCTGCTCTTAgatttttcatcaataagTTTGAATACTCCTACTTCACTACTTTGAGTTGTCCTTGTCTCCAATATGGATGGTGGTGGCAATGCTGAAATCTGTTTTGTAGATGACACTTGCATTCCACGACCTAGAAGACCAGCTGTCCTTTGGGGCAAAGATGATGATGGGCTCTGAGTCGACTCTTTTACTGGTATTTCAGCAGTGCCTGTGCAGGGTTATAAAATACTCTTATTAGTaagtttagtttaattaaGCATGAGCTCAGCACATTATTCCAGCTAAAATTGCACTAATACCTCTGCTTTGATAATGGTTCACCCCTCCAGAGAGGTTCAAAAGTGCTGAATGAGCAACTTCTGATTTCTTCTGCAACTGAGGACTGAGATATTGTTTATCCATGTTAAACAGTGAACGATTTGCACTTCCTTTCTCAGAATCTTCTTTCAGCATCCTTTTCACAGTTGTTTTTGGAGGGTCAAAGTTAGCCCAAGTCTGCATTTAGTTGTGAAAACTAAAGcatcacataaaaaaatttaaacagaCGACGAACAACATTTTCCaaggaaagagaaatgaaAGATTAGGACAAGCAAACAGATTTGTTAAGTAAAAGCCGAAGAAAACAGATTAAAGGAATAATACACAGGTCTAATCACCCAGTATTCTTTTCCCTCCTTTTGTCCAAAGAGGAATAAATGCTAAAACATGTCTTTCTAACCTATGCAGTGCTAGCAAAGGTACTAGCTCTCCTCATTTAAAAGATGATGTGAGAAACCAACACAATTAAACTgtcaaaaacaaatattgaaaTGGATCTGGATATTGTTATAGAATAAacaaaactttttgtttagATTATGAGCATACCAACACGTAAGCAAGTTGCCAATATCTTTTCCTACAGCTGGACGTCTACACTTATTCGAGTTATCATTTTTGTGGATCAGTTTTACATTAAGCAGGGAAAGACATAATAGACCCAATCCATAAACTAATAACCTACACCATAAACTTTTGGTCGTCAATCTACACTACCAATCAAAACATAGCCAATTCACTCTAAGAACCATAAAATTCCACCATACTCTCACATCTCCCTTTTCAGGGCAGGTAATGAAGTGGCCATGGACATGGATTGCTGGTTAGTACCATGCTATTTTGGGGGAAAATTCACATTTTGCCAGAAAATATAATGAGAAACCTCCTGAAATCAAGCAATAGAATGCACATATGGTATCATAAACTCAATGAAGCATCAGTAGCACATAATGATGGTCAACTCATTTAGAAGCAAAAGCCCAAGACCAGCAAAGAAGAAATGTTACGCGATCCAGAGAGTCTCGGCGCCGCCTTGCAGTTTCTGGTTCATAGCTCTTGGCAGAGCTAGCTTGGTTTCTTCTAGACTGTTGTTTACTAGCAATATAGCCTGAAGCGATGAAATGTTTTTGGTCTGAAGGAGTACTGGAAGTTCTGGTCCTAGTTGGAGATGTCATAGTGTCACCAACATAAGAAAGACCAATGGATTCAAAGAGCTGCTTTTTCATATCATGCTTCCCAGAAGATTCGATACTCAAAGCAGCCATCTGCTTCGAGAGACATCCAGAAAGTTGCTCAGCAGCTGCCAATTGCGCATGCGTCGTGTTATGTAGAATATGCAAGGGCTGAATTTGCCTGCAAGGCAGATGCTTCATTTCAGTCTGTTACATAGTCACGTTGGACAACCAACAGAGAGAAAATCCTCATGTAAAGTCCGTAACAATTGTAATCCAGACAAGAATGTGATTCAGTGATAGTACAGGACATAAACGACAGCCACACAGAATTATGCAGTACCTTGAATGCCTGTGCGAATTCTGCAAAACTCTCCGGTTTCTTGGCATTCCTCCATCTTCACCGAATTTATTGAACTCCAATGAATTGAAATGCCTCTCCAGTTCAATCAACTTAGTTGTCAACTCCTAGAAGTTTTCCAGGAAAATTGAAACTGGTGTATTGAGGAGTATAATTGAGAAACAGACCTCATAGTTTAGATCAAGCATAATGCACCTGGTTTAATTCCAATATACGTCTTCGCTTCAATTCCATCTCAGAACTCAATTTTTGACGATTCCAAAGTTCCCAATATCGGCTATCTGTCGCTTGCTTGAAGATCCCTTCCATATACACTTTCCTAACCAAAACTGAAATAACATTGAAGAACTCATTAACCTTAGAAAGGATGATAACCACTTCACATGttcaagaacaaaagaaaGTAAACTCATCAAGCAGAAGATACCAGAAAGTGTCAACAAGATCTTATTACCGATAAAAAATTCAACGCAGAGTTCAACATTaaagtattataaatataaagtacaCATGCATGGTGCTGCATCAATTGGGACATAGACAAATCACACAACTCATCTATATAGCTGCTTGCTGTTTCCTTCTGCAACATAACCATAAACCTTTGAAGCAAAAGTATCTTAAAATTATCTGCGACTCAACCCAAAGGAAAAGCATCTACTTTCAATAATGCCCTAGTGATGAGTCCACTAGATGCACCAACACCATCAGTGCCATGATGCCCAAACAAACATAAACGAATGATGAAACTACGCCTGAtagtaaacaaaataaaaattaatgatatgGAAGTTAGTTCAATAAACGTTCAAGAGTAATGATCCATGTACATCTCTATAAGCATCTTAAAGTGCAAGTAATAAGAACTTTGTTCAGAAGTATATTCCAATGATTAATATGTTGGTTAATAgatacttacatatatatgataagCATACTTCAAACAATCTAGCAAAGGGTTTGCTCTCAGTACCAAGCAATACTAATCATTTTTCGTTTTCTAATATGTTTAtctttataattagtattccTAGTTAAACCCTTCTGCCCCACTACCTATACAGCAATATAATGGCTGGCCTTGGCAGAAAGTTGGCCATCATCTTTGCCCAATTCTTCTCCAGTCTCCTTTTCCACAATTACCAAATGCAGTGGGCGGAAAGTTCCTTAGCCTATAATTTTGCCCGGAAAACACCCCATTAACAGCTTCATAGAGAATAAATAAGAAGCATGATTCAAGAGCTTAAGCATCATATTACTCCAGTTTAAGCTGGCACtacataattctttttgcaTCACAACATTTTAATCAACTAAATTAGGAACAGACCTTGTATCGTTTTATCAAGCAGAAGTTGGACTTCCTTTGATCGTTCGTCCATTAGCCCCTACACAGTCCAAAGAAAACATACTATGAAATCAGCAAAGTCGTTGATGTGCCACACACACAGagaaattgaacaataatattggctgGCACCGTGAGGGTGTGAGGCTAAGAAACTCCCCGTCACAAAACATATACTGATTATGTTCTAGAACCATATTATTCAATTGCATTTGCAGTAAAAGGGCAATCTTATAGGGTTCAATGCTTTACCATGATTCTTCATCTcttctaaagaaaaattttcaatttgtagCATGTTATCTGAAATCTACCAGACTACACTGATTCCTTGAgcagtaaataaattaatagaaatcatatgttaaaaatatgaatattctACAATATCATACCAAACTACTCATATTTCGAAGAAAGCGTGGAGAGAATTAGTTTTAGAACTTCAAATAAACAGAAAGCTTCATCTTGGAGACATTAGTCTGTGGAGTCCAGTGGCAAAAGAACCAGGTCTTAAATTCTTCTTTTAGCGGCTTTctcttcaatttcttccttagCTTTGATGTCTCCATACTATGAAACCAGTCAGCTATTTCTTATACTCATTCTTATATCGCTAACCTACTCATTTCATGATGAGAACATTCTGAACTTCTTCTCAGATTCATGCATTGTTCTCCTTGTGCATAATTAGGAGCCTTACGAATCTAAATCTAACAAACATCTCCATAGGTACCAGCAGCTTCTTGGATGTCCAATTAAGTGAATGGAGTGTTCAAACTTGTTAAGTTGAGACTATACTACAGTCTCTTTGGAGCATGACCTGAAGCAGTCAAATAATTCAGAAAGTTAAAGATTGTATGTTCTATTGGCTGTAGATAACAGGCTTGGAGCACAGCATCCTTATGACTTTCTTTGATTTATGTATATAGTCAGAATAACAGAAACGGATATGAGTCCATGAAAATGGAAATGTTGCTGCAGGAGTTCCAGTATACAatatccattggatggagagTGAGTCCAGCAATATCCCTTTTCTGGAAGTAATTAGAGATGTATAATAAGGCCGTAGCTCCTTGGTGCTCATAATATAAAGATGACAAATGCTTTACCATTATTAAAAGATACTATTCGAGACTAGGCCAAGTTAGCCTGAGATTGATCCAGCATTCAGGAGAATAGTGGAGAAACTGAAGTCAGTTTTCTGGCTGCATGACTTTTTGATTTGAGAGTTGTTAGGACCAGTATAAAATGTCATTCATTGCCACATTAACAGATTTCTTCATACCATGTATGGTGCACTAGCTAAATTGAAGAAAAGCCTAAACCAAGATACAATACTTAAGAAACTAAGGCTTCCTTTCAGGTTACAAATTTTCATacaagtttaatttaatactatCACATGCTTCCGCTTTCTTTCTCACCTCAAAGGGTGCCGTAGAGGATTAAAAACGAAATACAAATGACTAATTAACTAACATAGTCTTCTTAATTCAACTCTTGGATTCCACGAGATAGATCTCTATGAAGCAGTATTAGAATCTTTAAAGCGTGCTGTAGAggattaaaaacaaaacacaactGCCTCATTAACCAACAGTCTTCTTGACTCGACTCTTGAATTACTTGAGATAGATCTCTATGAAAAAGCAGTATTAGAATCTTTAAGACCTGGAAAGATGGGAAAGTTATTCAGACACAGAAAAGCTATCTCAAACACGCTTCCTTGCTAAGTCTGGACCAGCTCACACTTATGAGCTAGCAAATCATTACTGTATCCAGCATAAAAGGTCAGGGTCAAACCATTAACTCGTCCAGTAGAAATAGTGAGTTTCACTACATCCAATACCACATAGAAGTATCATATCTTTTAATTCACTTTTTCTACATCTGatctaaaaattattcctaatCATCATTGTTGGTTGTTTGTTACATCTCATTTCACATAGAAGTATCACATTTTCACATGAAAGATGCTGAACAGCTGACCTCTTCCTTCCTATAAGCATCCTGTTtgtaattcaaattcaaaagtgTTGAATCTGGTCCCAGATTCAACTTTACTCTTTGGTCCATgtagattttataattttacaaagatCCTAGTTATAACTAGGTTACTGGAGACTCTGTCATGGAAGTAGggtatcataattataagagACATTTGAGCGACTGTATAAGTAGGAGCAATTCACCCCTAAACCACATAATAGATTGTGtactttttaatttggttttcTTCTTGCTTTTGCACAAGTTTCGTAATTTATCTTGCAATTTCTAATAGGAAGCATCCAGCTCGCTCTACACATGAACTAAATGCAAACAAGAATGCTTCCATTTTAACATGCAAGAGCGCAAATGTTTTGCTCGCAGAAAATCTTGGTTAATTGGCAAATAGACTTCACATGAATACTCATCCTAATTTCAAGATAATCTCAATCAACATAATTTATGCAAGGGGTTTTCCCTTCTGAGATGACGAAATACAAGTATCACACATTCCCTGCGTACCTAAAAGTAGGAAAAGTCATAATTTCAACTGAGCTGATAGAATTTGGGAAAAACTGACATACCAAAAAGGGAATAGGAGTAATGAATTTGGGACAAAGAAAGTAATAAAACTTGGCACGTCTTGTATCCAATTCTTTCTAAACTTCCCTATAACCtttcttaaaataaactaCAGAGCCATCATGGTCACAATTACAACAATTGCCGAACCCCTGATGCAGTAATCATGGTTGACAGGAGGCAGAGAGAACCTCCAACTATATCCCATCACAAATCACTACCAAGTTACAGAACATACAAATCAAAGAAACTATCAGGTAGCTTAAACACTGGCAGACCATATACGGAGGAAAATCCTCCAGGAACAAATTTTGAGAGCTGAACCGAGGGGGGGGATGAGATGGAAGTGTAGAATGGATGATTTTGAACATACACAATGTGAAaaaagaaggggaaaaaaacaGCCAGTCTGGGAAATTATCCAAGTGAATcaattcattttgaaaaaccaaAGAAAACTGAGAATCGCTTCATTAATGAGTTTGAAAACTCTAAACGATGTAAGCTGCATGGAGGAGCAAGAATACCACATGCCCAAATAAAACTCAA includes the following:
- the LOC105170619 gene encoding nuclear pore complex protein NUP214 isoform X1, coding for MANPPLLDLTTDGAPLFELDDEIDGDEVGSRNYRFCKVGEPVPIKSDDSSEFDPQCLPSQPLAVSERFRLLFVAHPQGFCVARTKDVMASAEEIKEKQTGPSVQELSLVDVSIGKVSILALSSDDSLLAVTIGNHVHFFAVSALLHKDQKPSYSVSLDDSICIKDMRWARKVAKAYVILSDDGKLYHGSGQGPPSYVMEGVDSVDWSVKGNFVAVAKKNIVSILSSEFEEKLRFLLQFQSVVGDSDVNQVIKVDSIRWIRPDCLAVGCFQLNDDGEEENYIVQVITTRGRKITDVSAAAKPIVLSFNNVFMDFSSDAVPIRNGPHLFLSYLDLYGLAFIANRNLSQHVGLFCWSLDSGKNEAAVIEILNDAWNLYIDTQVNGEENVIMGLSVDKVSQNENVRFTLGDEETEVSPCCLIVCQTIDGKISVFHFASARGALASSEVCADEEEDDSQASTNHQLSVISSAGGEESRVPTSLPSESHEFSRVAIGKTGAKATITNELSPSFHLDGRSQEQTYTENTGQKPLTNSQMVKVKVDEPEKALSTKQNQDSNPEYQSISEVKRSTGFFTAEVVGDSFQQSMSNYSISGRNVEPLGKVPPTSSPSGWSLTRSNARVDSSKPSTGKFLSFPSGEIGNSDKPALQSGGGVERRATDLKEKAKPSVSFTSFGQTDSSAQGNRNSLPGSPGSQASLTESVASGKSFPSEFKKELSAAPSPAGFPYSAQKVSKQFGNVEEMARKLDKLLEGIEGKGGFRDASITSQTHSVVELEDCIWALSDRCRTWRGLMDERSKEVQLLLDKTIQVLVRKVYMEGIFKQATDSRYWELWNRQKLSSEMELKRRRILELNQELTTKLIELERHFNSLEFNKFGEDGGMPRNRRVLQNSHRHSRQIQPLHILHNTTHAQLAAAEQLSGCLSKQMAALSIESSGKHDMKKQLFESIGLSYVGDTMTSPTRTRTSSTPSDQKHFIASGYIASKQQSRRNQASSAKSYEPETARRRRDSLDRTWANFDPPKTTVKRMLKEDSEKGSANRSLFNMDKQYLSPQLQKKSEVAHSALLNLSGGVNHYQSRGTAEIPVKESTQSPSSSLPQRTAGLLGRGMQVSSTKQISALPPPSILETRTTQSSEVGVFKLIDEKSKSSLPFTGKNDSFAPNESKLVQRFDTSFHPLPSMSGQMPEHSLTPPSSSTESLDHFKIGFTKSNTLNPKSTSMASDTTLFDSKIPITPASSFSSGSNVSVKGLFTKNSEKTSQPYDGLSVSTQLQSVSSNSLPSLSAFVSKPSSLTLSPVTPSSSGASVAAKEVPQPQTSVPSTVNFPSMLSLSTHENNLSSISPSSSIKNPESLTSLSVPSIAKYGSETEGVLQTRTSVAHVPSKVEEDVKIQASASQPGLAITASDLKFGPLPSTAPSELSINSKSGSKIDFGDSSKSSSVTSAIKLELPSATEALSPVALSSEGIGDSAKNVVSESSHEEMEEEAPETDQTAGFALGNFVGFGIGSTSDSTAPKSKPFGVAVLNKSTTSAPSQYMAPASGGELFRPASFNFQSPQPPEPLQPPNVANFSGGSGIPGQVSAGAGFGQPAHVGVGQQALGSVLGTFGQSRQLGAGLPGSGVASASGFGSGFVGTPAGGFGVGFASASSGGGFGSLASGAGGFAAAATVGGGFAAAATAGGGFAGAASAGGGFAAAASAGGGFGAAASAGGGFGAAASAGGGFGSSTTSGAVSGGGFGAFSNQQGSGGGFSAFAGGSGVGRPPSELFTQMRK